A region of Streptomyces sp. R44 DNA encodes the following proteins:
- a CDS encoding alpha/beta hydrolase produces MDPELQAFVPLFPKADLTDPVAERKQYAELAAARPAPDTTDLEIEDRLVPAEHDVPVRIYRPREARGAVIWLHGGGYVVGDVDTEHAWAARVAQGSGAVVISVGFRTAPEDPFPAALDDVYAVLRWAAGHAAELGFDPERLAVAGHSAGGGLAAAVALRARDEQGPRICFQLLNEAQLDDRQETWSQRNFTDTPWVTRDIATQSWRHYLGSTTATPYAAAARAEDLSGLPPAYIATAEYDPNRDDDITYALRLLQAGVSVELRQWPGTFHGSQAILSAEVSQRQMAAIADALRRALTH; encoded by the coding sequence ATGGATCCCGAACTCCAGGCATTCGTCCCCCTGTTCCCCAAGGCGGACCTGACCGACCCGGTCGCCGAACGCAAGCAGTACGCCGAGCTGGCCGCCGCCCGGCCCGCCCCGGACACCACGGACCTTGAAATCGAGGACCGTCTGGTGCCCGCCGAGCACGACGTGCCGGTGCGGATCTACCGTCCGCGTGAGGCGCGCGGCGCGGTCATCTGGCTGCACGGCGGGGGATACGTCGTCGGCGACGTGGACACCGAGCACGCGTGGGCCGCCCGGGTGGCTCAGGGCTCCGGCGCGGTGGTGATCTCCGTGGGCTTCAGGACCGCCCCCGAGGACCCGTTCCCGGCCGCGCTGGACGACGTGTACGCGGTACTGCGCTGGGCTGCCGGGCACGCCGCCGAACTCGGATTCGACCCCGAGCGGCTCGCGGTCGCCGGGCACAGCGCGGGCGGAGGCCTCGCGGCAGCCGTGGCCCTGCGGGCGCGGGACGAGCAGGGCCCGCGCATCTGCTTCCAGCTGCTCAACGAGGCCCAGCTCGATGACCGCCAGGAGACGTGGTCGCAGCGGAACTTCACGGATACGCCGTGGGTCACGCGGGACATCGCCACCCAGTCGTGGCGCCACTACCTGGGCTCGACCACCGCGACGCCGTACGCGGCGGCCGCGCGGGCCGAGGACCTGTCGGGCCTGCCGCCGGCCTACATCGCCACGGCGGAGTACGACCCGAACCGCGACGACGACATCACCTACGCGCTGCGGCTGCTGCAGGCGGGCGTGTCGGTGGAGCTGCGCCAGTGGCCCGGCACCTTCCACGGCTCGCAGGCGATTCTCTCCGCCGAGGTCTCACAGCGACAGATGGCGGCGATCGCGGACGCGCTGCGACGTGCGCTGACCCACTGA